A segment of the Leptolyngbya sp. NIES-3755 genome:
CTGTCCCGAATCTCTCATGTAACTTATGGCTCTCACTCTTTATTTTATGCGTCACGGCGAAACCACATACAGTCAGACCGGAGGCTTTTGTGGTTCGCTCAATCCCGATCTAACCGAGGCAGGATTACAAATGGCGATCGCATTCGGCAAGACCCATTCCCATCTCGACTGGACCGCCGCTTATGTCAGCCCGATGAAACGCACGATCGCGACTGCAAAACCGCTTTGTGATGCAGTTGGATTAGAAATGCAATTACGAGACGGATTACGAGAGATTGATTTTGGTGAATGGGAAGGAAAAACTCAGGATGATGTGAAAGCGAATGATTCAGAGAATTATATTCATTGGATGACGGAACCTGCTTGGAATTCTCCACCTGGAGGAGAAACAGCGGTTCAGATTGCGAGTCGATCTGAATTAGTGATTACTGAGATTATCAAAAAACACACAGATGGAAATGTATTCGTCGTCTCACACAAGTCAACGATTCGGATTATGCTCTGTGGATTGCTAGGAATTGATTTAGGACGATATCGCGATCGCATTGACACACCTGCTGCTTCAGTGAGCATCGTTGAATTTGGCAAGTATGGTCCGAAATTGAAGATTTTAGGCGATCGCTCTTTTATGAGTGAAGAACTGCGATCGCGTCCTGGAACATAAAAACCTACTGTCCCCGTCCAGGTCTGCAATCGACAAATCCTAATGCTTCTGTATCGAGAAAACTGGCAATTGCCATCTCGATCACAGCCTCGATCGGATATTCAATTTCCGCAGCACGAGCGATCAAAGCCGTCTGAATCCGTTCTGGTAAACGTCCCAAAATGACTTCAGCATCAGCGGGAGAAAGTTGCTCTTGGAGTTTAGCTTGCATTGCTTCACCTCTCGGTTGGGATTTGAGCATTGTACGGGGGTTCAGTGGCTCTCAAAATAATCGCTTCTAACTCCAATAGTAACGTGGGGCTTTCCCAGTGAGAGAGTACTTGCACTGCAATCCGTACATCTTCATCATTGTACTTATCGAGCCAAGCCCACAGAAAAGCCTTGTGTCCACCACTGAAACGTCCCCGTAGACTTTTAGTTTTACCAATGTAGAGTAATCCATCAGTTCTGTGTCTGACTGCATAGATTCCAGGACGAGTAGGAATGTTATGAAACTCGCGGCTTAAAGGTTTGCATTGCTCAAAAGGCACGAATGCGATCGCGTCCAAAATTTTTCGAGCTTGGGATTGCAGTGCAGATTCGTCGTTAGGCATCGTGGATTATTCGGTGCTGATTGATGCGATCGCTCTTTTATGAGTGAAGAACTGCGATCGCGTCCTGGAACATAAGAATTCACCACCGCTATTGTTCTAAATCAACTGATATCACGCCCATATTTCTTTCTCAGTTGAGTTTCAGGAATTAGACAGCAATCGATCGCCTAATTCCTGATTGAGTGAATCCCCTTAGCTTGCGTCTTGCAATTCCGCAGGCTTCACAGCTAATTGCTGCATTTGTCCATTGCGTCGAACTTGAACTTTCAGAGATTGACCGAGCTTCGTGCTTTCGACCAATTCTTGGAGTTGTTCTGCTTTCGTGAGCGGTTTGCCATCGATTTCTGTGATCACATCCCCGCGACGAATTCCCGCGATCGCAGCAGGCGAATTCGGTAATACTCGCACCACAATCACGCCATTTACTTCGGGCACTTCAAATGCAGAATTCGGATCACTGTTGTTCTGTCTTGCAATTTCAGGCGTGAGTGTCGTCATCTGAACGCCCAGATATGGATGCGAAATCTTTTCACCCCGCGCTAGAGCATCTTTAATCGATTTCGCTTTATTGATCGGAATGGCAAATCCAATTCCCATCGCATCGGCACGAATGGCAGTGTTAATTCCGATCACTTCACCTCGATCGTTTAGTAACGGTCCACCCGAATTCCCTGGATTGATCGCTGCATCCGTTTGCAAGAAATCTAATCGCTTATCGGTTAGACCGACTTGAGCGCTCGATCGATGAAGGGTACTGACGATTCCCAAAGTCACGGTGTTATCGAGTCCGAGCGGATTGCCAACCGCGATCGCCCAATCCCCAACATTCACTTGATCCGAATCACCCAATGGTGCAACAGGCAAATCTTTCCCGTCAATTTTCACCACCGCTAGATCTGTGACCTCATCGAATCCGCGTACTTTTCCTTCCAAGACGCGCCCATCCTTTAAAGTCACGGTCACTTTATCCGCACCGTTGACCACGTGAGAATTGGTTAAAATCACGCCGCTGTTGTCGATCAAAAATCCTGACCCTTGACCGCGCAACGTTTCCGATCGCGGCATATTAGAAAAATTTTCTCCAAAAAATTGTCGGAACAAAGGATCTTCAAGCATAGGATCTGCCCGTCGAGTCACCGTTTTTTCTGTATCGATTCTCACGACTGCCGTTCCCACATTCCGAACCGCCTCAGCCACGAAACTTCCGCGCTCGATCGGTTTTGGAGCCTGAGCGATTTCAGCGGTCGGTTCTGCTGAAGCCATTAAGGGAAAAGCCATCAAACTGAACAACATCGCAACTGTGACGATCGCGAATTGCAGTCGGCGGAAACGATTAAAAATCTTAGAGCGTTGCATAAATCATCACCCGTGGAAATGCCGCATATCCATTCTGTTTAGCCATTATTCCTATCCTACGGGCGAA
Coding sequences within it:
- a CDS encoding excinuclease (similar to AA sequence:cyanobase_aa:Ava_3464), whose translation is MPNDESALQSQARKILDAIAFVPFEQCKPLSREFHNIPTRPGIYAVRHRTDGLLYIGKTKSLRGRFSGGHKAFLWAWLDKYNDEDVRIAVQVLSHWESPTLLLELEAIILRATEPPYNAQIPTER
- a CDS encoding peptidase S1 and S6, chymotrypsin/Hap (similar to AA sequence:cyanobase_aa:LBDG_16270), which produces MQRSKIFNRFRRLQFAIVTVAMLFSLMAFPLMASAEPTAEIAQAPKPIERGSFVAEAVRNVGTAVVRIDTEKTVTRRADPMLEDPLFRQFFGENFSNMPRSETLRGQGSGFLIDNSGVILTNSHVVNGADKVTVTLKDGRVLEGKVRGFDEVTDLAVVKIDGKDLPVAPLGDSDQVNVGDWAIAVGNPLGLDNTVTLGIVSTLHRSSAQVGLTDKRLDFLQTDAAINPGNSGGPLLNDRGEVIGINTAIRADAMGIGFAIPINKAKSIKDALARGEKISHPYLGVQMTTLTPEIARQNNSDPNSAFEVPEVNGVIVVRVLPNSPAAIAGIRRGDVITEIDGKPLTKAEQLQELVESTKLGQSLKVQVRRNGQMQQLAVKPAELQDAS
- a CDS encoding hypothetical protein (hypothetical protein MicvaDRAFT_4898;~similar to AA sequence:cyanobase_aa:LBDG_43600), with the protein product MQAKLQEQLSPADAEVILGRLPERIQTALIARAAEIEYPIEAVIEMAIASFLDTEALGFVDCRPGRGQ
- a CDS encoding hypothetical protein (conserved hypothetical protein;~similar to AA sequence:cyanobase_aa:LBDG_20870), translated to MALTLYFMRHGETTYSQTGGFCGSLNPDLTEAGLQMAIAFGKTHSHLDWTAAYVSPMKRTIATAKPLCDAVGLEMQLRDGLREIDFGEWEGKTQDDVKANDSENYIHWMTEPAWNSPPGGETAVQIASRSELVITEIIKKHTDGNVFVVSHKSTIRIMLCGLLGIDLGRYRDRIDTPAASVSIVEFGKYGPKLKILGDRSFMSEELRSRPGT